A region from the Onychomys torridus chromosome 22, mOncTor1.1, whole genome shotgun sequence genome encodes:
- the LOC118572677 gene encoding DNA-directed RNA polymerases I and III subunit RPAC2, protein MEEDQELERKISGLKTSVAEGGRKTALEMVQAAGADRQCVTFVLHDEDHTLGNALRYMIMKNPEVEFCGYTTTHPSESKINLRIQTRGTLPAVDPFQKGLNELMNVCQHVLDKFEASIKDYKDEKASRNEPTF, encoded by the exons ATGGAAGAGgatcaggagctggagag AAAAATATCAGGATTGAAGACCTCAGTGGCTGAAGGCGGGAGGAAGACAGCCTTGGAGATGGTCCAGGCAGCTGGAGCAGATAGACAGTGTGTGACATTTGTACTGCACGATGAGGACCATACCCTAGGAAATGCTCTGCGGTACATGATCATGAAGAACCCAGAAGTGGAGTTTTGTGGTTACACTACGACCCATCCTTCAGAGAGCAAAATTAATTTGCGAATTCAGACCCGAGGTACACTTCCAGCTGTTGATCCATTTCAGAAAGGCCTGAATGAGCTCATGAATGTCTGCCAGCATGTGCttgacaagtttgaggccagcataaaGGATTATAAAGATGAAAAGGCAAGCAGAAATGAACCCACATTCTAG
- the LOC118572678 gene encoding protein POLR1D-like codes for MEEDQELERKAIEELLKEAKRGKTRAETMGPMGWMKCPLAGTNKRFLINTIKNTLPSHKEQDHEQKEGNKEPGQSQDQKETSSKTHRSHSSKRSLHSPRGSVGHSPPRKRSSRDKRDARGSRR; via the exons ATGGAAGAGgatcaggagctggagag GAAAGCCATAGAAGAATTGCTGAAGGAGGCAAAGCGTGGGAAAACCAGAGCAGAAACAATGGGACCGATGGGCTG GATGAAGTGTCCTCTTGCTGGTACAAATAAAAGATTCCTAATTAACACAATTAAGAACACATTGCCCTCCCATAAAGAGCAAGACCATGAACAGAAAGAGGGCAACAAGGAACCCGGCCAAAGCCAAGACCAGAAAGAGACCAGCTCAAAGACGCACAGAAGCCACTCCTCCAAGCGCAGCCTGCACTCGCCCCGAGGCTCCGTGGGCCACTCGCCCCCGAGAAAGCGCTCCTCCCGGGACAAGCGCGACGCCCGAGGCAGCAGGCGATGA